A region of the Chloroflexota bacterium genome:
TCGCCGCGATCCTCGCCTACATCCTCAGTCCGCTCATCGACCGGCTGGAGGAGCGGACCCGCCTGCCACGCGCCGCCCTGGTCGCCGTCTTCGCCGTCCTGCTGATCGGCACGCTCGTCGGGCTGGTCTGGTTCCTCGAAGCGCGCCTCGCCGCCGAGATCCGCGCCCTCCGCGCGGCCGGCCCGGACATCGTGCAGGGCGCGTTCGCCAAGCTCGTCGGCGGCGACACGCTCGACGTGTTCGGCCAGGTCGTCGAGGTGCGGGCGCTGGCCGGATGGACTCGCCTCCAGATGAACGAGATCCTCGGGCGGCCGTCGGACGCCCTTCAACTGCTCCAGCACGCCATCGAGGGCGTCGTGAAAGTGTTCCTGACGCTGATGGCGCTCTTCTACTTCCTGTACGACGGACGCCGCGTCGGCCCGTACCTGCTGCGGTTCGTGCCGGCCGAGCATCGGCGGCGCACCCGCGAGGTCGGGCAGAACGTCCACGCCGTGCTCGGGCGGTTCTTGCGCGGCCAGCTATTCCTGATCGGCCTGATGATCGTCGTGAACTACTGTGTGCTGGAGTTCATCTTCCGGCTGCCGTTCGCGCTGCCCATCGCCATCGTCAGCGGCGTCCTTGAGGTCATCCCGCTGCTCGGCCCGATCCTCGCCGGGGCCATCGCGTCGGTGATCGCCCTGGCGCACGGCGGCGTCGGGCCGATGGCCGGCGTGGCGCTGGCCTACCTGATCCTCCGGCAGCTTGAAGATCACTTCGTGATGCCGTTCGTCGTCGGGCGGGCCGTCCACCTGCACCCGCTCATCCCGATCGTCTCGGTGCTGATTGGCGGCGCGATTGGCGGTATCCTGGGGGCGATCCTGGCCGTGCCGACGGCCGCCGCCCTGCGGGTGACCCTTGACACGCTCTACCCACCCCTCGCCGTCGAGGAACCCCTGACCCTGCCGCCGGCGCACCGCTCCACGCCGCACGCGCCTGCGCCGACCGTCCATACACCGTCGTAGGAGGCTTGACGAGATGCTGACTGACCGCGGGCCGCTGCGTCCGGCCCCCTCCGCACGCTCGTCTGCCGAGCTGCTCGACGCCGCCCGCGCCCTTCGCCCGCGGATCGAGGCGTTGGGCCCCGAGATCGAGGCTGGCCGCGAGCTGCCGGCCGCGCTCGTCGATCTGCTCCACGCCAACGCCCTGTTCCGGATGCTGTTGCCGCGCTCGCTTGGCGGCCACGAGGTCGAGCCGATCGCCTTCGTCCAGGTGCTCGAAGAGATCGCCCGGGCGGACGCCAGCACGGCCTGGTGCATCTGCCAGGCGTCCGGCTGCTCGATGGTCTCCGCCTACATGGACCCCGCCTCCGCCCACGAGGCGTTTGGCGATCCGCGCGCCGTCCTCGCCTGGGGCCAGCCGGTCGGTGCGCGCGCCGACGCCACCGGGGATGGCGGCTACCGCGTCAACGGACAGTGGGTCTTCGCCAGCGGCTCGCACCACGCGACCTGGCTGGGCGGCATCACCGCCCCGATCTTCGAGGCGGACGGCGCACCCCGGCTGCTGCCGAGCGGCGCACAGGAGGCCCGCACGATCCTCTTCCCGGCCGCCCAGGCCACCCTGCAAGACGTCTGGCAGGTCAGCGGCCTGCGCGGCACCGGCAGCGATACCATCACGGTCGCTGATCTGTTCGTGCCGGAAGGCCACACCGCCCGGGTCGAGCCGGCCACCCGCCGCGAGGCTGGCACGCTCTACCGGTTCACCTGGGGCAACCTCTTCTCGTCCGGCTTCTCCTCGGTGGCGCTGGGCATCGCGCGAGGCCTCCTCGACGCCCTGGTGGAGCTTGCGAGCGAGAAGACGCCGCGCGGCCTGCGCGCAACCCTCCGCGAGAACGCCGTGATCCAGCGGCAGGTCGCCATCGGAACGGCCCAATTGGACGCCGCCCGCGCCCTGCTGCACGCCACCCTGCGCGACGCCTGGACGGTCGCCGAGGCGAACGGTCCCGGCCCGCTCCCAATGGAGCTGCGCGTCCGCATCCGGCTCGCCGCGACGTTCGGCATCCACCAGGCGATGGATGTGGCCCAGACGGCGTTTCACGCGGCCGGCTCGTCGGCCATCTTCGCCGCCAACCCGTTCGAGCGCCGCTTCCGCGACCTTCACGCCGTCAGCCAGCAGATCCAGGCCCGCCAGAGCCACTTCGAGACGGTCGGCGCGTACCTCCTGGGCCTCGA
Encoded here:
- a CDS encoding acyl-CoA dehydrogenase family protein, producing MLTDRGPLRPAPSARSSAELLDAARALRPRIEALGPEIEAGRELPAALVDLLHANALFRMLLPRSLGGHEVEPIAFVQVLEEIARADASTAWCICQASGCSMVSAYMDPASAHEAFGDPRAVLAWGQPVGARADATGDGGYRVNGQWVFASGSHHATWLGGITAPIFEADGAPRLLPSGAQEARTILFPAAQATLQDVWQVSGLRGTGSDTITVADLFVPEGHTARVEPATRREAGTLYRFTWGNLFSSGFSSVALGIARGLLDALVELASEKTPRGLRATLRENAVIQRQVAIGTAQLDAARALLHATLRDAWTVAEANGPGPLPMELRVRIRLAATFGIHQAMDVAQTAFHAAGSSAIFAANPFERRFRDLHAVSQQIQARQSHFETVGAYLLGLDPDPTFL
- a CDS encoding AI-2E family transporter, encoding MIRLLLPFAILALVACFATTVLAPFVIAAILAYILSPLIDRLEERTRLPRAALVAVFAVLLIGTLVGLVWFLEARLAAEIRALRAAGPDIVQGAFAKLVGGDTLDVFGQVVEVRALAGWTRLQMNEILGRPSDALQLLQHAIEGVVKVFLTLMALFYFLYDGRRVGPYLLRFVPAEHRRRTREVGQNVHAVLGRFLRGQLFLIGLMIVVNYCVLEFIFRLPFALPIAIVSGVLEVIPLLGPILAGAIASVIALAHGGVGPMAGVALAYLILRQLEDHFVMPFVVGRAVHLHPLIPIVSVLIGGAIGGILGAILAVPTAAALRVTLDTLYPPLAVEEPLTLPPAHRSTPHAPAPTVHTPS